Proteins encoded in a region of the Zea mays cultivar B73 chromosome 4, Zm-B73-REFERENCE-NAM-5.0, whole genome shotgun sequence genome:
- the LOC103652783 gene encoding ABC transporter G family member 39 isoform X2, protein MSGRVTYNGHAMDEFVPQSTSAYIGQHDVHIGEMTVRETLAFAARCQGVGTRYDMLTELSRREKHAKIKPDPDIDVYMKAISQEGQENFITDYVLKILGLDICADIMVGDSMIRGISGGQKKRVTIGEMLVGPANTLFMDEISNGLDSATAYQIVNSLRQSVHILGATALISLLQPAPEIYELFDDIVLLAEGQIVYQGPRENVLEFFEAMGFRCPDRKGVADFLQEVTSRKDQYQYWCTRDEPYRYISVNDFVDSFKAFHVGHALQSELELPFDRTKNHPAALTTSKFGISKMELLKACFCREWLMMKRNSFVYIIKIVQLIILGTITMTVFLHTKMHRHSVEDGVIFLGAMFLGLVTHLFNGFAEVAMSIAKLPIFYKQRDNLFYPSWAYALPTWLIKIPISFLECAVWTGMTYYVIGFDPSIERFFRHYLLLVLISQMASGLFRLLAAVGREMVVADTFGSFAQIVLLILGGFLIARNNIKKSWIWGYWSSPLMYAQNAIAVNEFLGNSWQVDRAENNDTLGVQILKARGIFVGPKWYWIGVGALLGYIMIFNLLFVLFLDWLGPLRKGQTVVSEEELREKHVNRTGENVELALLGTDCQNSPSDGSGEISRADTKNKKGMVLPFTPLSITFNNIKYSVDMPQEMKDKDITEDRLLLLKGVSGAFRPGTLTALMGVSGAGKTTLLDVLAGRKTSGYIEGDIYISGYPKKQETFARIAGYCEQSDIHSPHVTVYESLLFSAWLRLPPEVDLEARKMHVEDVAELVELIPLRGALVGLPGVNGLSTEQRKRLTIAVELVANPSIIFMDEPTSGLDATAAAIVMRTVRNTVDTGRTVVCTIHQPSIDIFEAFDELFLLKWGGEEIYVGPLGHKSCHLIKYFEGLQGVKKIKDGCNPATWMLEVTTVAQEAILGCNFAEVYRNSYLYRKNKILVSELSTPPPGSKDLYFPTQYSQSFITQCMACLWKQHKSYWRNPSYTANRIFFTALIAFVFGTIFLSLGKKVGKRQDLFDALGSMYAAVLLIGVQNGLTVQPIVDVERTVFYREKAAGMYSALPYAFAQVVIEIPHIFLQTVVYGLIIYTLIGFDWTVQKFFWYMFFMYFTFMYFTFYGMMAVAMTPNSDIAALASTAFYAIWNIFAGFIIPRPRIPIWWRWYSWACPVAWTLYGLVASQFGDITDVKLEDGEIVKDFIDRFFGFTHDHLGYAATAVVGFTVLFSFMFAFSIKVFNFQIR, encoded by the exons ATGTCAGGAAGGGTGACTTATAATGGACATGCCATGGATGAATTTGTCCCCCAAAGTACATCGGCATACATTGGGCAGCACGATGTTCACATAGGTGAAATGACGGTCCGTGAAACATTAGCGTTTGCTGCAAGATGTCAAGGAGTTGGAACCCGTTATG ATATGCTCACTGAACTCTCAAGAAGAGAAAAACATGCCAAAATTAAGCCAGATCCTGACATTGATGTTTACATGAAG GCCATCTCCCAGGAAGGACAAGAGAACTTCATCACTGATTACGTCCTCAAA ATTTTGGGTCTGGATATCTGTGCAGATATAATGGTCGGAGACTCTATGATCAGAGGTATCTCAGGAGGACAAAAGAAGCGTGTCACAATAG GTGAGATGCTTGTTGGGCCAGCTAATACACTATTCATGGATGAAATCTCCAATGGTCTGGACAGCGCCACTGCCTATCAGATCGTCAACTCTCTAAGGCAGTCGGTCCACATCCTTGGTGCCACTGCACTCATCTCATTGCTTCAGCCTGCACCTGAAATATATGAGCTATTTGATGACATTGTTCTCCTTGCTGAGGGCCAGATCGTGTACCAGGGTCCTCGAGAAAATGTCCTCGAGTTTTTTGAGGCCATGGGTTTCAGATGTCCTGATAGGAAAGGTGTTGCAGATTTCCTGCAAGAA GTTACATCTAGGAAGGATCAATACCAGTACTGGTGTACAAGAGATGAACCATATCGGTACATTTCAGTAAATGACTTCGTAGATTCCTTCAAAGCATTCCATGTTGGCCATGCATTGCAGTCGGAGCTCGAGCTGCCCTTCGATCGAACCAAGAACCACCCTGCTGCCCTCACAACATCAAAGTTTGGTATCAGCAAGATGGAGCTTCTCAAGGCATGCTTTTGTAGGGAGTGGCTGATGATGAAGAGGAACTCATTTGTTTACATCATCAAAATAGTGCAG CTCATAATCCTAGGAACCATTACAATGACGGTCTTCCTGCACACAAAAATGCATCGACACAGTGTTGAAGATGGAGTCATCTTTCTAGGTGCGATGTTCCTTGGATTAGTCACACATTTGTTCAATGGTTTTGCTGAGGTTGCCATGAGCATTGCAAAGCTGCCAATATTTTATAAGCAAAGAGATAATCTCTTCTATCCATCATGGGCATATGCATTGCCTACATGGTTGATCAAGATCCCAATATCATTCTTGGAATGTGCTGTTTGGACTGGCATGACTTACTATGTCATCGGTTTTGATCCAAGCATCGAAAGGTTCTTCCGCCATTACCTACTGCTTGTACTGATAAGCCAGATGGCATCTGGTCTTTTCCGGCTTCTTGCTGCAGTAGGAAGAGAGATGGTTGTTGCAGACACGTTTGGCTCATTTGCTCAGATTGTCCTGCTGATTCTTGGTGGATTCTTGATAGCAAGAA ATAACATCAAGAAATCATGGATTTGGGGTTACTGGTCCTCCCCTCTGATGTATGCCCAGAATGCCATAGCGGTGAATGAGTTCCTTGGCAATAGTTGGCAG GTCGATAGGGCAGAAAACAATGACACGCTTGGTGTCCAAATCCTAAAGGCACGCGGCATTTTTGTAGGCCCAAAGTGGTACTGGATTGGTGTTGGAGCATTGCTTGGATACATCATGATCTTCAATTTACTCTTTGTACTGTTCCTTGACTGGCTTGGCC CACTTAGAAAAGGCCAGACTGTTGTTTCTGAGGAGGAACTGAGAGAGAAGCATGTAAACCGTACTGGTGAGAATGTTGAATTGGCGCTTCTTGGAACAGACTGCCAGAATTCACCATCTGATG GAAGTGGAGAAATCTCCAGAGCAGACACCAAGAACAAGAAGGGAATGGTACTTCCATTTACACCATTGTCAATCACCTTTAACAATATCAAATACTCCGTGGACATGCCTCAG GAAATGAAAGACAAAGATATTACTGAAGACCGGCTACTACTGCTGAAGGGTGTAAGTGGAGCCTTCAGACCTGGAACCCTTACAGCATTGATGGGAGTCAGCGGAGCGGGTAAGACAACTCTGTTGGATGTGTTGGCAGGAAGGAAAACTAGTGGCTACATCGAAGGTGACATTTACATATCTGGATACCCAAAGAAGCAAGAGACCTTTGCTCGGATCGCTGGTTACTGCGAGCAAAGCGATATCCACTCTCCACATGTCACTGTTTATGAATCCCTCCTGTTCTCAGCATGGCTCCGGTTGCCACCTGAAGTTGACTTGGAAGCAAGAAAG ATGCATGTGGAAGATGTTGCTGAACTTGTCGAGCTCATTCCACTGAGAGGAGCATTGGTGGGGCTGCCAGGAGTGAATGGTTTGTCTACCGAACAGAGGAAGAGGCTCACTATAGCAGTTGAGCTCGTTGCCAACCCATCCATCATATTCATGGACGAACCAACTTCGGGACTAGATGCGACGGCAGCTGCAATCGTGATGAGGACAGTCAGAAACACGGTCGATACTGGACGAACTGTCGTCTGCACGATCCATCAGCCCAGCATCGACATCTTTGAAGCTTTTGATGAG CTGTTCCTGTTAAAATGGGGAGGTGAAGAAATATACGTCGGCCCCTTAGGACACAAGTCATGCCACCTAATCAAATACTTCGAG GGTTTACAAGGCGTGAAGAAAATCAAGGACGGTTGCAATCCTGCGACATGGATGTTGGAAGTGACCACCGTAGCTCAAGAAGCCATTCTTGGGTGCAACTTTGCTGAAGTATACAGGAATTCATATTTATACCG GAAGAACAAAATTTTGGTCAGTGAATTAAGCACACCTCCGCCTGGATCCAAAGACTTGTACTTCCCAACACAGTACTCACAATCCTTCATCACACAGTGCATGGCCTGCCTATGGAAGCAACACAAGTCATACTGGAGAAACCCATCATACACTGCAAATAGAATTTTCTTCACCGCACTTATTGCCTTCGTGTTTGGAACCATCTTCTTGAGCTTAGGCAAGAAAGT TGGCAAGAGGCAGGACCTGTTTGACGCTTTGGGATCCATGTATGCCGCGGTCCTTTTGATTGGAGTTCAGAATGGCCTAACCGTACAGCCGATAGTAGATGTTGAGAGAACGGTATTCTACCGAGAAAAGGCTGCTGGAATGTACTCCGCTCTACCCTACGCTTTTGCACAG GTTGTAATTGAGATCCCACACATCTTCCTCCAGACTGTTGTGTACGGTCTCATCATATACACCTTGATAGGCTTCGACTGGACAGTCCAGAAGTTCTTTTGGTACATGTTCTTCATGTACTTCACGTTCATGTACTTCACGTTCTACGGGATGATGGCAGTTGCCATGACACCGAACAGCGACATCGCCGCCCTAGCTTCAACTGCGTTCTACGCAATATGGAATATCTTTGCTGGCTTCATTATCCCCCGACCA AGGATACCGATATGGTGGCGATGGTACTCGTGGGCATGCCCAGTGGCTTGGACACTATATGGACTTGTGGCTTCCCAATTTGGAGATATTACAGATGTTAAGCTGGAAGACGGAGAAATAGTGAAAGATTTCATCGACAGATTCTTTGGGTTTACCCATGACCACTTGGGCTATGCAGCCACTGCCGTTGTTGGTTTCACGGTTCTCTTCAGTTTCATGTTTGCCTTCTCCATCAAAGTATTCAACTTCCAGATAAGATAA
- the LOC103652783 gene encoding ABC transporter G family member 39 isoform X1 translates to MEDDSRRVDTMQMGSNLDGSLLRRSSSWWASRGNNAFWWPAREDDDEEALRWAAIEKLPTYDRMRKGILTAVGDGIQEVDIQGLNMQERKCLIQRLIRIPEEDNERFLLKLCERMERVGIQNPTIEVRFEHLTIDTEIYVGKQGVPTFTNFFSNKVRDALIALHIISSGKRPICILHGISGIVRPNRMSLLLGAPGSGKTSLLLALAGKLDSTLKMSGRVTYNGHAMDEFVPQSTSAYIGQHDVHIGEMTVRETLAFAARCQGVGTRYDMLTELSRREKHAKIKPDPDIDVYMKAISQEGQENFITDYVLKILGLDICADIMVGDSMIRGISGGQKKRVTIGEMLVGPANTLFMDEISNGLDSATAYQIVNSLRQSVHILGATALISLLQPAPEIYELFDDIVLLAEGQIVYQGPRENVLEFFEAMGFRCPDRKGVADFLQEVTSRKDQYQYWCTRDEPYRYISVNDFVDSFKAFHVGHALQSELELPFDRTKNHPAALTTSKFGISKMELLKACFCREWLMMKRNSFVYIIKIVQLIILGTITMTVFLHTKMHRHSVEDGVIFLGAMFLGLVTHLFNGFAEVAMSIAKLPIFYKQRDNLFYPSWAYALPTWLIKIPISFLECAVWTGMTYYVIGFDPSIERFFRHYLLLVLISQMASGLFRLLAAVGREMVVADTFGSFAQIVLLILGGFLIARNNIKKSWIWGYWSSPLMYAQNAIAVNEFLGNSWQVDRAENNDTLGVQILKARGIFVGPKWYWIGVGALLGYIMIFNLLFVLFLDWLGPLRKGQTVVSEEELREKHVNRTGENVELALLGTDCQNSPSDGSGEISRADTKNKKGMVLPFTPLSITFNNIKYSVDMPQEMKDKDITEDRLLLLKGVSGAFRPGTLTALMGVSGAGKTTLLDVLAGRKTSGYIEGDIYISGYPKKQETFARIAGYCEQSDIHSPHVTVYESLLFSAWLRLPPEVDLEARKMHVEDVAELVELIPLRGALVGLPGVNGLSTEQRKRLTIAVELVANPSIIFMDEPTSGLDATAAAIVMRTVRNTVDTGRTVVCTIHQPSIDIFEAFDELFLLKWGGEEIYVGPLGHKSCHLIKYFEGLQGVKKIKDGCNPATWMLEVTTVAQEAILGCNFAEVYRNSYLYRKNKILVSELSTPPPGSKDLYFPTQYSQSFITQCMACLWKQHKSYWRNPSYTANRIFFTALIAFVFGTIFLSLGKKVGKRQDLFDALGSMYAAVLLIGVQNGLTVQPIVDVERTVFYREKAAGMYSALPYAFAQVVIEIPHIFLQTVVYGLIIYTLIGFDWTVQKFFWYMFFMYFTFMYFTFYGMMAVAMTPNSDIAALASTAFYAIWNIFAGFIIPRPRIPIWWRWYSWACPVAWTLYGLVASQFGDITDVKLEDGEIVKDFIDRFFGFTHDHLGYAATAVVGFTVLFSFMFAFSIKVFNFQIR, encoded by the exons ATGGAAGATGACAGCAGGAGGGTGGATACGATGCAGATGGGGAGCAACCTGGATGGGAGCTTGCTGCGGAGATCATCATCATGGTGGGCATCGAGAGGAAACAATGCATTCTGGTGGCCAGCGAGGGAGGACGACGACGAGGAGGCGCTGAGATGGGCGGCCATAGAGAAGCTACCCACCTACGACCGCATGAGGAAAGGCATCCTGACAGCAGTGGGTGACGGCATACAGGAGGTGGACATCCAAGGGCTCAACATGCAGGAAAGGAAATGCCTCATCCAGCGCCTCATCCGCATCCCCGAGGAGGACAACGAGAGGTTCCTTCTGAAGCTGTGTGAACGGATGGAGAG agttgggATTCAGAACCCAACAATAGAAGTGCGGTTTGAGCATTTGACCATTGACACAGAGATCTATGTTGGCAAACAGGGAGTCCCAACATTTACCAACTTCTTCTCCAACAAAGTCAGG GATGCTTTGATTGCTTTGCACATTATCTCAAGTGGTAAGAGACCTATATGCATCCTTCATGGCATCAGTGGAATCGTAAGACCAAACAG AATGTCTTTGTTGCTAGGTGCTCCTGGATCTGGGAAAACGAGTCTACTTCTGGCTTTGGCAGGGAAACTCGACTCAACTCTGAAG ATGTCAGGAAGGGTGACTTATAATGGACATGCCATGGATGAATTTGTCCCCCAAAGTACATCGGCATACATTGGGCAGCACGATGTTCACATAGGTGAAATGACGGTCCGTGAAACATTAGCGTTTGCTGCAAGATGTCAAGGAGTTGGAACCCGTTATG ATATGCTCACTGAACTCTCAAGAAGAGAAAAACATGCCAAAATTAAGCCAGATCCTGACATTGATGTTTACATGAAG GCCATCTCCCAGGAAGGACAAGAGAACTTCATCACTGATTACGTCCTCAAA ATTTTGGGTCTGGATATCTGTGCAGATATAATGGTCGGAGACTCTATGATCAGAGGTATCTCAGGAGGACAAAAGAAGCGTGTCACAATAG GTGAGATGCTTGTTGGGCCAGCTAATACACTATTCATGGATGAAATCTCCAATGGTCTGGACAGCGCCACTGCCTATCAGATCGTCAACTCTCTAAGGCAGTCGGTCCACATCCTTGGTGCCACTGCACTCATCTCATTGCTTCAGCCTGCACCTGAAATATATGAGCTATTTGATGACATTGTTCTCCTTGCTGAGGGCCAGATCGTGTACCAGGGTCCTCGAGAAAATGTCCTCGAGTTTTTTGAGGCCATGGGTTTCAGATGTCCTGATAGGAAAGGTGTTGCAGATTTCCTGCAAGAA GTTACATCTAGGAAGGATCAATACCAGTACTGGTGTACAAGAGATGAACCATATCGGTACATTTCAGTAAATGACTTCGTAGATTCCTTCAAAGCATTCCATGTTGGCCATGCATTGCAGTCGGAGCTCGAGCTGCCCTTCGATCGAACCAAGAACCACCCTGCTGCCCTCACAACATCAAAGTTTGGTATCAGCAAGATGGAGCTTCTCAAGGCATGCTTTTGTAGGGAGTGGCTGATGATGAAGAGGAACTCATTTGTTTACATCATCAAAATAGTGCAG CTCATAATCCTAGGAACCATTACAATGACGGTCTTCCTGCACACAAAAATGCATCGACACAGTGTTGAAGATGGAGTCATCTTTCTAGGTGCGATGTTCCTTGGATTAGTCACACATTTGTTCAATGGTTTTGCTGAGGTTGCCATGAGCATTGCAAAGCTGCCAATATTTTATAAGCAAAGAGATAATCTCTTCTATCCATCATGGGCATATGCATTGCCTACATGGTTGATCAAGATCCCAATATCATTCTTGGAATGTGCTGTTTGGACTGGCATGACTTACTATGTCATCGGTTTTGATCCAAGCATCGAAAGGTTCTTCCGCCATTACCTACTGCTTGTACTGATAAGCCAGATGGCATCTGGTCTTTTCCGGCTTCTTGCTGCAGTAGGAAGAGAGATGGTTGTTGCAGACACGTTTGGCTCATTTGCTCAGATTGTCCTGCTGATTCTTGGTGGATTCTTGATAGCAAGAA ATAACATCAAGAAATCATGGATTTGGGGTTACTGGTCCTCCCCTCTGATGTATGCCCAGAATGCCATAGCGGTGAATGAGTTCCTTGGCAATAGTTGGCAG GTCGATAGGGCAGAAAACAATGACACGCTTGGTGTCCAAATCCTAAAGGCACGCGGCATTTTTGTAGGCCCAAAGTGGTACTGGATTGGTGTTGGAGCATTGCTTGGATACATCATGATCTTCAATTTACTCTTTGTACTGTTCCTTGACTGGCTTGGCC CACTTAGAAAAGGCCAGACTGTTGTTTCTGAGGAGGAACTGAGAGAGAAGCATGTAAACCGTACTGGTGAGAATGTTGAATTGGCGCTTCTTGGAACAGACTGCCAGAATTCACCATCTGATG GAAGTGGAGAAATCTCCAGAGCAGACACCAAGAACAAGAAGGGAATGGTACTTCCATTTACACCATTGTCAATCACCTTTAACAATATCAAATACTCCGTGGACATGCCTCAG GAAATGAAAGACAAAGATATTACTGAAGACCGGCTACTACTGCTGAAGGGTGTAAGTGGAGCCTTCAGACCTGGAACCCTTACAGCATTGATGGGAGTCAGCGGAGCGGGTAAGACAACTCTGTTGGATGTGTTGGCAGGAAGGAAAACTAGTGGCTACATCGAAGGTGACATTTACATATCTGGATACCCAAAGAAGCAAGAGACCTTTGCTCGGATCGCTGGTTACTGCGAGCAAAGCGATATCCACTCTCCACATGTCACTGTTTATGAATCCCTCCTGTTCTCAGCATGGCTCCGGTTGCCACCTGAAGTTGACTTGGAAGCAAGAAAG ATGCATGTGGAAGATGTTGCTGAACTTGTCGAGCTCATTCCACTGAGAGGAGCATTGGTGGGGCTGCCAGGAGTGAATGGTTTGTCTACCGAACAGAGGAAGAGGCTCACTATAGCAGTTGAGCTCGTTGCCAACCCATCCATCATATTCATGGACGAACCAACTTCGGGACTAGATGCGACGGCAGCTGCAATCGTGATGAGGACAGTCAGAAACACGGTCGATACTGGACGAACTGTCGTCTGCACGATCCATCAGCCCAGCATCGACATCTTTGAAGCTTTTGATGAG CTGTTCCTGTTAAAATGGGGAGGTGAAGAAATATACGTCGGCCCCTTAGGACACAAGTCATGCCACCTAATCAAATACTTCGAG GGTTTACAAGGCGTGAAGAAAATCAAGGACGGTTGCAATCCTGCGACATGGATGTTGGAAGTGACCACCGTAGCTCAAGAAGCCATTCTTGGGTGCAACTTTGCTGAAGTATACAGGAATTCATATTTATACCG GAAGAACAAAATTTTGGTCAGTGAATTAAGCACACCTCCGCCTGGATCCAAAGACTTGTACTTCCCAACACAGTACTCACAATCCTTCATCACACAGTGCATGGCCTGCCTATGGAAGCAACACAAGTCATACTGGAGAAACCCATCATACACTGCAAATAGAATTTTCTTCACCGCACTTATTGCCTTCGTGTTTGGAACCATCTTCTTGAGCTTAGGCAAGAAAGT TGGCAAGAGGCAGGACCTGTTTGACGCTTTGGGATCCATGTATGCCGCGGTCCTTTTGATTGGAGTTCAGAATGGCCTAACCGTACAGCCGATAGTAGATGTTGAGAGAACGGTATTCTACCGAGAAAAGGCTGCTGGAATGTACTCCGCTCTACCCTACGCTTTTGCACAG GTTGTAATTGAGATCCCACACATCTTCCTCCAGACTGTTGTGTACGGTCTCATCATATACACCTTGATAGGCTTCGACTGGACAGTCCAGAAGTTCTTTTGGTACATGTTCTTCATGTACTTCACGTTCATGTACTTCACGTTCTACGGGATGATGGCAGTTGCCATGACACCGAACAGCGACATCGCCGCCCTAGCTTCAACTGCGTTCTACGCAATATGGAATATCTTTGCTGGCTTCATTATCCCCCGACCA AGGATACCGATATGGTGGCGATGGTACTCGTGGGCATGCCCAGTGGCTTGGACACTATATGGACTTGTGGCTTCCCAATTTGGAGATATTACAGATGTTAAGCTGGAAGACGGAGAAATAGTGAAAGATTTCATCGACAGATTCTTTGGGTTTACCCATGACCACTTGGGCTATGCAGCCACTGCCGTTGTTGGTTTCACGGTTCTCTTCAGTTTCATGTTTGCCTTCTCCATCAAAGTATTCAACTTCCAGATAAGATAA